TATGCTCGTTATTGGTAAACGGCTATTTCCCTGGCTTCTCTGGCAAGTTGCAAAAACTGGATCTAGAGAATTATTTACATTATGCGTAATTGCTGCTGCTGTAGGAATCGCGTATGGATCTGCAATACTCTTTGGAGTATCATTTGCTCTAGGAGCTTTCTTTGCGGGACTTGTATTGCAGGAATCTGATTTGAGTTATCGTGCGGCAAATGAGTCCTTACCTCTTAGAGATGCGTTTTCTGTATTGTTCTTTGTTTCTGTTGGAATGTTATTCGAACCAAAGATTCTTTTGGAAGAGCCTTTAAGAGTTTTGATTGTAGTTGTCTTAATTGTATTCGCAAAGTCAATCGTTGTCTTTTTTCTAGTCTTGCGATTTGGTTATCCATTAAATACTGCTTTGACTGTATCCGCAGGACTTGCTCAGATTGGAGAATTTTCTTTTATACTCGCAAGTCTAGGTGTGTCTTTGAAATTACTTTCTATTGAAGGACAAAATCTAATCCTAGCCGGATCCCTAATCTCGATTACTCTCAACTCAATTATTTTTAAAACAATAGAGCCGATTCAAGTATGGATTCGAACTAGATCCAAATTTGTTAGATTTTTCGAGCAAAATGATGACCCTCTAGCAGAACTACCGATGACCTTTGACTCCGAGCATTTAACAGGACATGTTGTATTGGTTGGATATGGTAGAGTTGGAAAGAGAATCGGGCAAGCACTCGTGCAAGCAAAAGTTAAATACGTTATAGCCGAACAAAATAGAGAAATTGTTGAAAGTTTAAGAGAAAGCGGTTACGCGGCAGTATGCGGCGATGCCTCCGAGCCTGCCGTTCTAATACAGGCTCATATTGCACGCGCTCATACTCTTGTAGTAGCTACACCCGATACTTTTTTAGTAAGGCAGATGATCGAGATTGCTCGCACTCTAAACCCGAATATAGAGACAGTCGTGAGAACTCATAGCGATGAAGAAACGGAACTCTTACAAAAAGAAAGAGTGGGTAAAATCTTTATGGGTGAACACGAATTAGCCACAAGTATGTCCGAATTTATTATTTCCAAAATTAAAGGTGAAACTCGATAGTAATTTTTGTTCCCTTATTTCTTATAATTGCAATCTTTCCACTCAGATGTTTAGAAAGCATTTTAACAAGCTTCAATCCAAAGCCTGTGGAGCTGTCAAAATCAATTGATTCCGCTATTCCGTTGCCATTATCCTCTACACTAACAAACACAGTTTGATCCACAACAAGCATTTCTATCTTAATGAAACCTTCCTGTCTATCTTTAAATGCATATTTGATTGTATTGGTTAATAGCTCGTTTACAATAAGACCGAGCGATTGCAAACGATTTACATCCAATTCAAAATCCATTATATTCCTTTCTGTCTTTATCCAGCTTGCAATTTGAGAATTGCCAAGAATTTGATCTACTAAAGTAGTAAGATATTTTTTAGCAGAAATTTTATCTAGATTCTTGGATTGGTTTAATTGGTCATATAATACCATCATGCTCTGCACTCTATTAGCTGCATCTCGCAGGGCAGTCGCGACTATCGCCTCACTTGCGTTAGTAGATTGAAGTGATAGAAGAGAAAAAACACTAGCCATATGATTTTTAATTCTATGATGCACTTCTCTTAATAGCACTTCATTATTTTCTAGAAGTTCTTTTACTTTTTGTTCTGCAATCCTTCGCTCTGTAATTTCTGAGAACGTGATAACGGCTCCTTCGATTACATTTTCTAGAGTTCTATAAGGTTGGATACGCATTGTATACCACTTATCGTCTTGTATTTGCACTTCTACTTGTTTTTGAATCAATGAATCCAGGACTTCTTGTAAATCGTCAACGAGAGTAGTATAGCCAATTAGGTTTGAAACTACATGTGCTACCGGTCTTCCTACATCTGTTGGGATTAGGTTTATAATTTTTATTGCAGTAGGGGTAAATCGTAGTATCCGCAATGACAAATCTAAGAAAATAGTAGCGATCCCAGTTCCTGCCAGCAGATTATTCATATCGTTGTTTACTCTTGATAAATCTGTAACTTTGGTTTGTAATTCCGTATTGATTGTAGCAAGCTCTTCATTGACAGATTGCAATTCTTCTTTGGAAGTTTCCAATTCTTCGTTTGTAGATTGTAATTCTTCATTGACAGATTGCATTTCTTCGTTAAAAGATTTCAGATCATCATTTGATGTTTCTAATTCTTCGTTTAGATTCTGTAGAAATTCTTCTTTTGTTTTTAGTTCTTGTTTTAGTTGGGTTATATACTCATTTACATCCGAAGAAGAATCGTCAGCGAATTTATATGGTTTTTCTTTTTGCTCAGGGGTTGCCTCTTCTTCAAGAACTACAAGAAAAAGGGGAGTGCTAGAGCCTTCGGAAAATTCCGATAATACGGGTCGAATGGTAATGCTTATATTCTTTGGGCTACCTTCTATATTGATAAATATGCCACTGCGATGAACGATAGTTGTTTCATTTGCGGCTTTACTAAGTGCAATCATTAAATCTTGTTTTAGACCTTCTTTTGCCAATTTAATAATATTGCTTGTCCCAAACTCACCTGCGGGTAATTCTAAATAGACTCCTGCTCTTCCATATAGGTATAGTATGTCGCCTGTTGCATTTATGAGAGCTCCATTGGGAGCAATCTGTTGTAGTAAGGCTTTTTCTGTTAATTCTTTGAAGGGTAGTTTTGTTTGCGTAACTAGTTTTTCTGGATGGCTGGAAACATTGACTGCGGGTAGCCCTGGCATTGAGTGGAATTTTCCAAACATAGTTTGAGATATATTTCTAAAGACTTCTTTTCTTTGGTAGACTTTTGCTTTTCTATCTTCTACAGAAAATAAATCACCAAAATCCCCAATCGTTTCTGAATTGCCTAGAAAAAGAATCCCCTCTGGATTCAAAGCATAGTGAAATAATGGAATTATCCGCTTCTGTAAATTTCCATTCATATAGATCATTAAATTTCGACAGCTTATTAAATCAATTTTAGAGAAGGGGGGATCTTTGATAATATTCTGCTCGGAAAATACAACCATATCCCGTATACTCTTACTGATTCGGTAGGCGGCTTTTGAATCATCGAAAGTAAAATATTGAGCGAGTCTCTCCGGTGTAACATCGAGAGTAATATTGGAAGAATAAGTGCCAGTGCGGGCAATAGTGATTGCTCTCGAATCAATGTCAGTGGCAAAGATTTGCAATTTAAAATTCTGTTTTGCCCGATCTAGATATTCTTGCAATAAAATTGCGAGAGAATAAGGCTCTTCTCCTGTAGAACAACCGGTAGACCAGATACGAATGACTGCCCCTGCTTGCTTATTGGCAAAGATTTTGGGAATGATTTGATTTTCAAGAATTTGAAATATTTCTGTATCTCGAAAGAAACTAGTAACTCCAATGAGTAAGTCGTGGTATAGCATCTGAACTTCAACTGGAGTCTTTTGTAGATACTTGAAATAGTTTTCCATTGAATCAATATGATGAACGGCAATTCTTCTTTCTATGCGGCGGTTAATCGTGGTTGGTTTATACTCAGAAAAATCATGACTTGTTTGAACCTTTAAAAGAGCAAATATTTTATCAAATAGTTCTTTTGTGTCTGCTGATGAAATCATTTTAGGAAGTTTACCAAATGAATGCTCTACATATTGTATTAGTTCAGCAGGCATTGATTTTGCAGGGGATATGAAGTCTATTAAGCCAGTAGCAATCGCACTGCGGGGCATACCGTCGTATTCCGTTGTCTCTGGATTTTGTGCCATTGCCATACCACCTTCCCCTTTGATGGCTCTGACGCCTATCGTTCCATCGTTGCCATTTCCTGAAAGAACAATACAAATTGCTTTTTCTTTTTGATCTAGAGCAAGAGAACGAAAAAAGAAATCAATCGGGAGACGTTGACCACGGGGGGAGGAGGGCTCTTTTAAGAAAAGCGATCCATTTAGAAATGTCATATCTCGATTGGGAGGAATGATGTAAGCACAATTAGGTTTTACTTTTATTCCATCTTCTACTTCTAGAACTTGCATTCGCGTATAACGTTGAATGAGTTCTGTTAGAATACTTTTGTGATCCGGTGCGAGATGTTGCACTATTATAAAAGCCATATTTGGATTAACTATAGGCGGCATACCTGAGAAGAATGCTTCGAAAGCAGCGAGTCCTCCAGCAGATGCACCGATACCTACAATTGGAAAATCTACTGTGCTGAGTTTACTTTCACTGTTCTTCATTTGCTTGCCCTTCTAATTCGAGTGGCAAAGTAAATGTAACCACAGTGCCAATACCAAGTTTACTTTTCACCCAAATACTACCACCTTGTTTTTCTACAAACTCTTTGCATAGTATAAGCCCTAGGCCTGTGCCGGATTCGTTTTCCGTTCCAAGCTCAGTAAACTTAGAATCCAATCTAAAAATCTTATCAAAATTAACAGTTTCAATTCCAATACCTGAGTCGGCGACGGAGACTTCTAAAAATTTTCCGTTTACCTCAGTGGATAATATTATTTTCCCTCCGAAGAATGTATATTTAATTGCATTGGTCAATAGATTTCGTAGAATCGTGGTCACTAGAGCCTCATCTGCATAAACTAAGTCTTTTCCCATTAAACCATTTTCGATTGTGATATTTTTCTTAAATGCGCTTACCGTTATGAGAGGAAGCGTAGCTTCAATGATTCGATTCATATATCTACTCGTCGGGTTGAAGCCTATATCGCCTGTCTGAGATTTTGACCATTGCATTAGGTTTTCCAATACGGTGAATGCAGATTTTGAAGAGGCATGAATAATTTCTACATACTTTAATAGTTGTGAGGATAATTCATTGTTTACGCTAGAAAGTTTTCCTTCTAATAATTCTGAGATTGTGATGATTCCTAGAAACGGATTACGCAGATCATCCGCAATGATACTAAAGAATTTATCTTTTGCTTGATTCACTTTTTCCAATTCATCAGTATAGCTCTTAATTCTTTCTTCTGCGTTCTTTTGCTCTGTTATATCGATTGCTGTGATTAGAAAATTTTTCTCAACGAAAGAGTAAATTCCTTCTATATGAACTTGCTTTCCGGGAATACCATCTTCTATTAATTGAACTTCGCAAATTTCTTTATGTCCTGATTCAGTCACTCTTTGAAAAAAAGAATTGAATATTTGTCTTGTTTGTTCAGAAATGAATAGTTTAAAATTCGCTTTTAGTAATGCGCTATGAGCTTTCGATAAAAGCTCTGCACCACTGATATTTAATTCTGAAATCGTTCCATCTTTTTCAAGGGTATAATACCCCATTGGCGCAAAATCATACCTTGCCGTATACTTACGAGTAGCCGCTTCTAGTTTTTCATTTGCTTGTATCAGTTCTTCATTTTGCATTGCCAATTCTATTTGATGTATTTCTATTTCGTGTATAAACTTATTTTCTTCTGTTTCATTTAGAAAGGAAGCTTCTAAGGAATGCTTTTTATTAAACTCAATTACCGCTCTTTGTCTAAGAGTTAGATTGGTTGTAGTGTTCGGTGTTTCTGGAATCATTGTATTTATCTCCACTTTGTCATATAACAATTCGTATTCGCCAGTGTATATTGGATAAATGAAATTAACCGGTGATTTATGTTTCAAAAAAAATGTATTTAGGACTATCTATTAAATGACACGGATTCGTGATGGGGATATAGAGAAGGGAGGTATTAGAAATGGTTTCTTATTGTTAGATAAATCGTTCTGTTCTACTTGTCCTAGTAGAGAATACGGGCTTTTTCATTGCACGGGATCTGATAGTCTTTCAGAAGTATCAGAAGAAAAAATTCGACTGAGTTTCAAAAAGAAAGAAATGATCTTTCAAGCACAGGAAATAGTAACCGGTTTTTATTGTATAGAAAAGGGCTTAGTTAGAACCTACAAGGCAAGTGTGGGCGGTAGAGTCCAGACATTTCAACTGGCAAGCAGAGGAAAATGGGTTGGTTTTAGAGATGCTATTGGCGGAGAGATTTACAATCATTCTGCGATATGTGTGGAAGATACAATCGCATGTTATATCTCCAAAGAAACAATTCTGCGGCTAATCAAAGTTGACGCTGCTTTTCAATTAGAAGTAATGAAATACCTGGCTGATGAATGGAAGGTAGTTGAAAATTCTATGCACTCTTTAGGCACAAAACAGATTCATAGTAGGCTCGCTGCTTTACTGATTTCGTTTAGCGATGCAGCAGATAAAGATTCCGAGCTAACGATAAACGTTACGCGCGATGTAATGGCAACTTGTATAGGAACAACGAAAGAGACTTTGATTCGCTCTCTATCTGATTTTAGAGATAGAAAATGGATTGGTATCGATAAAAATAAAATAGAACTTTTAAATAGAAAAGTTCTTTCCGATCTCGCGGAGATTATTTCGTAATTATCTTTTTGCCACATAGGCACTGAGATACAGAGAAAGATTCCAAGAGACTCTGTCGCTGCCTTATTTGAAAATTGGAGGAGTCAATTGGGGTTACTTCATGATAACCAATTGAAAAGTAGAATTCATGTCGGGGCTGCAATGAAGATTTAATGTTAAATGAATAGGAAAAGAAGTTCCATCTGAATAGATTAGGTTTAGAGGGCATGATTTAAGGATTTCTTTGTCTTTGAATGAATTATTTACTCGCTCGGTCTGACTTGATTCAATAATTCTCTTTTTATATAAATAGAATGAATCCTGGTCTTCCTTTGCTATAAACTTTTGAAAGCTTTGCTCTTTCAGTTTGTCTGCTAAAACGCCTAGAATATTTCTTGCTGTCAGATTTGATTCTATAATTAATTCTTTTTCATTGAGAGTCAATTGACCTACTGGGGATAGATGATACATCTCAAAGTATTTGGCTCTCAGAGTTTCGAGTTCATCCTGTCTTGCTCGAAATTCATCATTTTGCATCTGTAATTCTATTTGATGAGTCCTTAGATTTTCTTCGATTACCTTTGCTTTTTCTTTCACTTCGAAAAGGCGGAACGCCATCTTGATAGATGCATCTAGAACTGTAACACTTGAATTTTTTACTACGTAACCGTAAGAGGTAATTTTTTCTGTTGTCTCAACGATTTCTTTTTCTGTATGGCTTGATAGGAAGAGTAGCGGTAAATCATGCTTTGCCAGAATTGTCTTTGCAGCCTCTGTTCCGCTGATTCCTTCGCCTAGGTCTATGTCCATCAAAATCAAATCTACTTCTTTATTTTCTTGCATTAAATCAATTGCCTCTTCACCTGTTTCTTTATGTATAACAGTATACCCATATTTTTCCAAGGAGGCTTTAGTTAATTGTGCAAGTAGAAATACGTCTTCGACGAGAAGGAGTGTTTTTTCATTTAACATTGCTTTATTATAAATTTTGCTAGTATACTGTATACCTTTTAATTTACTTTGGAAATTCTAAAATAATCTTTGTTCCATTTTGGCGTTCAATTTTTATCTTTCCATTTAGTTGTTCAGTGAGTCCTCTAACGAGCATGAGTCCAAATCCTGTTGAATTGGAAAAGCTAATTGATTCAGGAAGACCATTTCCATTGTCTTCAATAGAAATATAGGGATTATTCGCTAGTAGTTTTGCGGTTACAGTTATTAATCCGCTCTCTCTTCCTTTAAATGCATACTTCATTATATTTGTAATGAGTTCATTTACGATGATTGCAAGTGGTTGTAAACGTTTGGTATTTAACTCAAAATTCTCTATTCTTTTTTCTACTTTTATAGAAGAACTATTGGGAAAGTTTTCCAGAATCTCATCTATTAAAACTGTCAGATAATCCTTGACGGATACTTCTCTGTAGTCGCTTGATTTGTATAATTTATCATATAATAATGCCATACTATTTACTCGATTGGCTGCTTCTTCTAAAGCAGTAATAGCAGTTGCATTGGTTATAGATTGCGATTGAAGCAGTAATAAACTGCATATTGTATTCATATTATTTTTAATGCGATGATGAACTTCTTTGAGTATGATTTCTTTTTCTACCAATAGAGATTTAATTTTTTCTTCGGCTTGCTTTCTATCTGTTATATCGCGGGTA
This region of Leptospiraceae bacterium genomic DNA includes:
- a CDS encoding cation:proton antiporter, translating into MPHNLSLITTVAVSLVFALILGFVAAKLKLPALVGYLVAGIIAGPATPGFVADMALSGQLAEIGVMLLMFGVGLHFSLEDLLAVRRIAILGAILRIILATILAILITGTWGWSFGEGLVFGIAISVASTVVLLKALESRGLLESVNGRIAVGWVVVEDLVTVLVLVLLPPLSGWLNGSSFAANSDMSVWTTLGITLGKVTIFILLMLVIGKRLFPWLLWQVAKTGSRELFTLCVIAAAVGIAYGSAILFGVSFALGAFFAGLVLQESDLSYRAANESLPLRDAFSVLFFVSVGMLFEPKILLEEPLRVLIVVVLIVFAKSIVVFFLVLRFGYPLNTALTVSAGLAQIGEFSFILASLGVSLKLLSIEGQNLILAGSLISITLNSIIFKTIEPIQVWIRTRSKFVRFFEQNDDPLAELPMTFDSEHLTGHVVLVGYGRVGKRIGQALVQAKVKYVIAEQNREIVESLRESGYAAVCGDASEPAVLIQAHIARAHTLVVATPDTFLVRQMIEIARTLNPNIETVVRTHSDEETELLQKERVGKIFMGEHELATSMSEFIISKIKGETR
- a CDS encoding PAS domain-containing protein, whose protein sequence is MKNSESKLSTVDFPIVGIGASAGGLAAFEAFFSGMPPIVNPNMAFIIVQHLAPDHKSILTELIQRYTRMQVLEVEDGIKVKPNCAYIIPPNRDMTFLNGSLFLKEPSSPRGQRLPIDFFFRSLALDQKEKAICIVLSGNGNDGTIGVRAIKGEGGMAMAQNPETTEYDGMPRSAIATGLIDFISPAKSMPAELIQYVEHSFGKLPKMISSADTKELFDKIFALLKVQTSHDFSEYKPTTINRRIERRIAVHHIDSMENYFKYLQKTPVEVQMLYHDLLIGVTSFFRDTEIFQILENQIIPKIFANKQAGAVIRIWSTGCSTGEEPYSLAILLQEYLDRAKQNFKLQIFATDIDSRAITIARTGTYSSNITLDVTPERLAQYFTFDDSKAAYRISKSIRDMVVFSEQNIIKDPPFSKIDLISCRNLMIYMNGNLQKRIIPLFHYALNPEGILFLGNSETIGDFGDLFSVEDRKAKVYQRKEVFRNISQTMFGKFHSMPGLPAVNVSSHPEKLVTQTKLPFKELTEKALLQQIAPNGALINATGDILYLYGRAGVYLELPAGEFGTSNIIKLAKEGLKQDLMIALSKAANETTIVHRSGIFINIEGSPKNISITIRPVLSEFSEGSSTPLFLVVLEEEATPEQKEKPYKFADDSSSDVNEYITQLKQELKTKEEFLQNLNEELETSNDDLKSFNEEMQSVNEELQSTNEELETSKEELQSVNEELATINTELQTKVTDLSRVNNDMNNLLAGTGIATIFLDLSLRILRFTPTAIKIINLIPTDVGRPVAHVVSNLIGYTTLVDDLQEVLDSLIQKQVEVQIQDDKWYTMRIQPYRTLENVIEGAVITFSEITERRIAEQKVKELLENNEVLLREVHHRIKNHMASVFSLLSLQSTNASEAIVATALRDAANRVQSMMVLYDQLNQSKNLDKISAKKYLTTLVDQILGNSQIASWIKTERNIMDFELDVNRLQSLGLIVNELLTNTIKYAFKDRQEGFIKIEMLVVDQTVFVSVEDNGNGIAESIDFDSSTGFGLKLVKMLSKHLSGKIAIIRNKGTKITIEFHL
- a CDS encoding HAMP domain-containing histidine kinase, which translates into the protein MKHKSPVNFIYPIYTGEYELLYDKVEINTMIPETPNTTTNLTLRQRAVIEFNKKHSLEASFLNETEENKFIHEIEIHQIELAMQNEELIQANEKLEAATRKYTARYDFAPMGYYTLEKDGTISELNISGAELLSKAHSALLKANFKLFISEQTRQIFNSFFQRVTESGHKEICEVQLIEDGIPGKQVHIEGIYSFVEKNFLITAIDITEQKNAEERIKSYTDELEKVNQAKDKFFSIIADDLRNPFLGIITISELLEGKLSSVNNELSSQLLKYVEIIHASSKSAFTVLENLMQWSKSQTGDIGFNPTSRYMNRIIEATLPLITVSAFKKNITIENGLMGKDLVYADEALVTTILRNLLTNAIKYTFFGGKIILSTEVNGKFLEVSVADSGIGIETVNFDKIFRLDSKFTELGTENESGTGLGLILCKEFVEKQGGSIWVKSKLGIGTVVTFTLPLELEGQANEEQ
- a CDS encoding Crp/Fnr family transcriptional regulator, with amino-acid sequence MTRIRDGDIEKGGIRNGFLLLDKSFCSTCPSREYGLFHCTGSDSLSEVSEEKIRLSFKKKEMIFQAQEIVTGFYCIEKGLVRTYKASVGGRVQTFQLASRGKWVGFRDAIGGEIYNHSAICVEDTIACYISKETILRLIKVDAAFQLEVMKYLADEWKVVENSMHSLGTKQIHSRLAALLISFSDAADKDSELTINVTRDVMATCIGTTKETLIRSLSDFRDRKWIGIDKNKIELLNRKVLSDLAEIIS
- a CDS encoding response regulator — translated: MLNEKTLLLVEDVFLLAQLTKASLEKYGYTVIHKETGEEAIDLMQENKEVDLILMDIDLGEGISGTEAAKTILAKHDLPLLFLSSHTEKEIVETTEKITSYGYVVKNSSVTVLDASIKMAFRLFEVKEKAKVIEENLRTHQIELQMQNDEFRARQDELETLRAKYFEMYHLSPVGQLTLNEKELIIESNLTARNILGVLADKLKEQSFQKFIAKEDQDSFYLYKKRIIESSQTERVNNSFKDKEILKSCPLNLIYSDGTSFPIHLTLNLHCSPDMNSTFQLVIMK